Genomic DNA from Tachyglossus aculeatus isolate mTacAcu1 chromosome 10, mTacAcu1.pri, whole genome shotgun sequence:
ATTGTGGGAACGGGGCAGGgcccagcccgggcttgggggttagaggacatgggttctaatccagactctgccaatctattactctaatttgtacatatttattctactcattttattttgttaataggatttgttctccgtccccccacttctagactgtgagcccactgctgggtagggaccgtctctatataataatgatggcatttattaagcgcttactacgtgcaaagcaccgttctaagcgctgggaaggttacaaggtgatcaggttgtcccacggggggctcacagtcttcacccccattttacagatcggggaactgaggcatagagaagttaagtgacttgcccaaagtcacacagctgacaactggctgttgccaacttgtacttcccaagcgcttagtaaagtgctctgcacacagtaatcaatcaatcaatcaatcgtatttattgagcgctcaataaattcgactgaatgaatgaatgtctgctgcgtgaccttgggccagtcacttaacttcccttcttttagactttgagcccgctgttgggtagggactgtctttatatgttgccaacttgtccttcccaagcgcttagtccagtgctctgcacacagtaagcgctcaataaatacgattgattgattgattgattccctgtgcctcagttacttcatcggtaaaatggggagtaagacatgggacaacctgatgaccttgtatctcccccagtgcttagagaagcagcgtggctcagtagaaaagagcccgggttttggagtcagaggtcatgggttcaaatcccagctctgccaattgtcagctgggtgactttgggcaagtcacttcacttctctgggcctcagttccctcatctggaaaatggggatgaagactgtgagccccccgggggacaacctgatcagcttgtaacctccccagtgtttagaacagtgctttgcacgtagtaagtgcttaataaatgccattattattattattagaacatagtgcttggtacatagtaagcgcttatcaaataccatttatcaaataccattgttattattattattattgagggggtgggatgagggaggggagaaaaagggtaGAAAAGGAGACACAGATGAATGGACAGACAGAGATTGATCTTCAGGCAGGGCCATCGGCACCCAGACTCACTCATCTAGACCCAGCCTTGGCACAgagcaggaaaataataataataataataatggtatctgttaagtgcttactatgtgcaaagcactgttccaagcgctgggggaatacaaggtgatcaggttgtcccacgggggagctcacagtcttaatcctcattttacagatgaggtaactgaggcccagagaagtgaagtgacttgcccaaagtcacccagctgacaattggcagagccgggatttgaacccctgacctctgactccaaagcccaggctctttccactgagccatgctgcttctctaaggagaggGATGGCAGCGTGCACCAAGATGCCTGAACTTCCCGCCTTTCCGGTGGCCAGGCTGGGCCCTACGCCTAGTAGCCATGGCGGGAACTCTGGAAGCCAAGGCAGTGGCCAGCAGCATGGGCTGGTctttctcaccttcccctctccttccacagctgctCTGACCCGTGCCGAGCCCCCTGGCTACCACCTCCCGGGCCCCCGTGGCCGACCCTCCTGCCGGTCCAGTCGGCAAGATTCACGGGCCGTGGCGTCCGGTcacctctccctatccccccaatCCTCAGCTCTCACCTGTTGGAAAGGATTGGGGACAACCTGGTTGCAGAAGAAATAGTAGTGCAGGATTTCTGGGAAAggggtagaggggagagacacagggagagatgcacaaaaagagacacagaggcagGGGAGATGAATAAGAATCAGACCAGACCATTCTCAGATCCAGAAAGCAATTCAgctcccatctcttccctcccgCCGCCCCTCACCCTCAGAGTACCGCAGCCCCCGTGCTTTCCTACCCGTGCTCAGGCCGGTCTCTGCTTGGGTCAAATTCAGAACGAAGGGGTCAGGACTGAAGCAGAAGTCACTAAGGCCCTGAGGGGACAAAAGAGGCTCAGATGGGCAGGGCatatatctgctatattgttacgttgtactctcccaagtgcttagtacagtgctctgcacacagaaagtgctcaataaatacgactgactgagtgactgagctcagctatttatttatttattttacttgtccatatctattctatttattttattttgttagtatgtttggttttgttctctgtctcccccttttagactgtgagcccactgttgggtagggactgtctctatatgttgccaatttgtacttcccaagcgcttagcacagtgctctgcacatagtaagcgctcaataaatacgattgatgatgatgaggaggagctcTCACCCTCAGGAACCCAAATGTCCAGCCTCCCACATGAACTCGTTTCTCAGCACCCTTGGACGAATGTCTAATGACggcaattagtaagcgcttactatgtgcaaagcactgttctacgcgctggggaggtcacaaggtgatcagattgtcccacggggggctcacagtcttcatccccagtttacagatgaagtaacaggcgcagagaagttaagtgacttgctcaaagtcacccagctgacaactggtggagccgggatttgaacccgtgacctttgactccaaagcccgggctctttccactgagccacgctgcttctcagtcaattGTACAGTCAGTTGACTACTAGTTGTGtgcgtctcccccactagagtgtaagcttcttgaggggaggcatgtgtcacttctttattctgttcttACCCAACAGGCACTTAAATCCTCCTCCGTCCTacgtaggctgtgagtcccatgtgggacagggactgtaaccggcctgattatgttgtatctacctcagggcttagtacaacatttggcacgtggtaaggacttaataaagactattattattattattatggcaccccTCACCGAGTGGACGCTCGATTAATACTACCACTACAACCAGAACCCAAGTACCCTCATTCCCGGCACCCGGTTCTCCCTCGGGGTCCTCGACTGATGGACTGCCCGGCTCCCCCAAAGACGACTCACCACGGCGgctgctgcctccaggcccatggAGCCCCAGCTCAGCACAAGGACCAGCAAACTCATCACCGTCATCCTGtcggcggggtggggagagggaatggaagGAAGGGTGACGATCCGGATCCCGCTCTCCCGGGCCCTGACCCCTGGGAGgggctgtgttctaatcctccctGTCCACATCAAAACTTTAGCCAATTCTCCTTTATCCCCCagatcctcctcacccacccccttgGTTGGGGACGGAGTGAGACCGGTTGTTGACGTCAGACTGACCATCTGGCTCTGGAAAGCAGGGGTGTGGGAGCTGAAGGACAGGGTGGGGAAGAGGTTAAATggtagagggagggggatgagggtttGGAGAGTTGGAGGGAAGGGATCTGTGGATGAGACCCCAGTTGGCCTCTAAAACACCCCTCTGAGGGCCCCCTGCTTTTCTTCAGTGCCCacatttcccctctgccttccttttttcccccctcatctGAAAGCATCAGGTGAAGGGGGggtggccatcttcccacccCTCTCTATCCCATTTCCCTCTTCTGAGGAAGTGGGGCCTGGGACTGCGAGCCGGGAAACGGATCAGCCCCAACTTGGCTCTgccctggccagctgtgtgaccttgggcaggtcccttagactctctgggcctcagtttccccatctgttcctgtatatatgtatatatggttgcacatatttattactctatttatttatttattttacttgtacatttctatcctatttattttattttgttggtatgtttggttttgttctctgtctcccccttttagactgtgagcccactgttgggtagggactgtctctatgtgttgccaatttgtacttcccaagcgcttagtacagtgctctgcacatagtaagcgctcaataaatacgattgattgattgattgttccctcaGCGTCTCccggggctggggtgagggcGGGTAAGTTGGGTGGCATGAAGATGCTTCGAGTTCTTAACGTGGGTTTAATCCCCTGAGTGGGCTTACCGTCAtcatccctccccctctgccgACCCCCTGGCTCCTTCTGGCCCCGGGACTCACACAATCACCAGCCATTTGCTCTGTTTGGCCAGGCCCAGGAGGGTGAAGAGGCAGACGAGGaggtccagcagcagcagcaggatgtAGGCCAGCCACCTgccggggggaggaggcgggCAGGGCGGGTGCTCAGACGGGGCCCGCGTCCACACCGGCCCGGTGAGGGGTGAGGGTAAGGTTGGGCCTTGGGGGTGCTCACCGATATTCCTCCATAAAGGACACGTACTCGGCCACCCTCAGGGGGCTCAGGGGGACCCCCCGCCAGAAGGCCACCTCGTCCAGCTGCTGGGCCACACCCTCCACCTGGCGCCGAGTCCCCCGGGCCCCGGCCACCAGCTCCGTCCGCGGGGCCAACACCTCCTCCAGGGTGGTCAGCTCGTTCCGCACGGCTGCCCCCAGCCGCTCCACCGTGTCCTCCACCTGCGGGGGTCAGGgggaagaagcaggaggctgGGGACCGACGGCAGGAATCGCCTCATCCCCCGTGGCCTGGGATGAAACCCGGGGGAGCCCCTGACTGGGCCAACCTGGGGCTCCCCCGGCGTCGCCACGCCGGGGAGATGGGTTAGTTCTGTTGGGCAgggctggggtgagggaggggggcagCTCGGTCTGGGACTTGGTGAGGGAACCCTGATACTACAGATGGATAACCTGCTTTTCCAGAATCTCTGGGGCTTGGTCGGTTTGAACCACTCAAAGCTCCTGTCTTAGGGGGCCGCCCTCAAACCTAGAGATCAGGGCCTAACCGGACCCTgcttttcttgtggtatttgttaagcacttactctgtgccaggtgctactaagcgctggagtagatacaagctaattgggttggatacagtctgtgtcccacatggggcctacagtcttaatcccccgtctaaaggtgagggaactgaggcagagtagcgaagtgagagtagcccaaggtcacacagcagacaagggatggagccggggatagaacccaggatcttttggcttccaggctcattccactcCCCCGGGGAGGCAAAGTCCCGGGGTTATCGAGGGAGACCCGGTTTCCTGACTGGCTCTGGGGTGAAGGAATCGAAGTTAGGCAGGGCTGTCTCTCGGGTGTGGACAGGCTGGAGTCCCAACCGGCTTGGACAGGGGCAGCTGGTTCAGGGGTGAGGTGCGTTATTGGGGGGGTGGTCCCAGATAactagggcacgggccgggggttctggggtggggggcaaaggggATGGCAGGCAGATACGATGTTCTTCagcaggggaggggcggggggaaggcgTCCTCACAAGTCGGTCGATGGAACTGAGCGTGTGGTTGGCGTGGAGCAGGGAGTAGCTGAGCTGGGACACCCCATCGCTGGTCTCGCTGTTGCCATAGAAACCGATGCCGATGCCAGCGCTGGGGAAGATCATTGGGGGAGTCAGGGAGGGGAGCGTGTCTCGACACCCCCTCTGGCCCGCCCCGATCGTCTAGTCTGTGGGAACCtggggacccccccgcccccccgccccggcttccTCCCATCCCGGCTGGAGCTACCTGCCTGTTGCCACGGCAACCGGATGGGCTCCCTCCCCCGGATTAGCTGAGTAGGGGGCGGGGGACGCCAACTCTGTGATGCTAACAGGGGGAGCGGCCCCCGTTTATCTCCCGCCCCTCCAGGCTGTGCCCGGACAGCTCGGGGGATGAAGAGGCACGGCCGGAGAGGGTGAGCCTGCCCTCCGGCCCGAGCTCTTCCCGGCGCCTCTACGGCCATCGGGGCTCCCGGCTctctgggaggggggaggggatggggggggcccTGCCCTTGAGCATCCGCTTTGACTGCGGTCCCCCTCCCTGCCCGTCGCACAGAGACCTCATTGTTGGCACCGTGAATGGTCCTGGCTGGACTGGGCTTCTCCCCTTTTGTCACCCCGGAGTTTCCCAGCAGCCCCCTGGTCcctgggggccggaggagggggtttgggggggaataGGGGGCGGTCCTGAGGCAGggcggagacccccccccccactgaaCCCCATCTCTGACCCCACCACCCATTGGGGCTGGAGCCGGggtctctcccactcccaccgaGGCCCTCAGTCCCTGGGGAACCCAGGATCCTTGTCCTCCCGCCCGAGGGTGGTGCCCCTCctgatctctccccaccccccggggagGGGCCCAGAGGttccatccccctctgcctccatcctgCCCCATTGTCCctattctcttctcccctcacaAAGACCCTCTTGTTTCCCTGCCAGAATGGGAAGCTGTTCCCGGGAAAGGgggcccccctccttccctgctccccgccttctcccctcccctaaaGCTCTGCCACTCTCCCTCGGGGCCTGTGTGCGGTTGTTGTTctcccccaggcctgtgtccacTCCCAACACACAACccccactcccccttttagactgtgagctcactgttgggtagggactgtctctatatgttgccaacttgtgcttcccaagcgcttagtacagtgctctgcacacagtaagcgctcaataaatacgattgatgatgatgatgatgataacttccCAGCCCACCCCggctcctcccgcccccagctCTGCTCCCCACTCCCCATTCTGAGGCTCTGGGAGGGATCCAAgactcagagaactgaagcgtTGACCTCATTCACCCCACGAGAGGCCCTGGTTGTTCGCTGGGGAAGGAATTATGGTATCTGGGTCGTTTAGTCCCTCCTGGAAGCTGTTTGGGGCTGTGGGGTGGTCTGCCCTGCCCTTCCAGCGGGCAATCTCCCTAGCAACTGCAGGCTGGGAGTGGCCTGGGATGATGagttttgagggtggggggggtgtcaccCCACTTGCCCCTCAGCTCCAACCTCCCCCCGACCAGGGGCTCATTACCAGCCAACAAGCAGGGCGGTGACACAACTCCAGGTGATGCAGCCCCCCCGGGGCCCCTTGTCCTCAGGTGACTCCTCGGGGTGGCAGCAGCAGAAGCGGATGAGGtacagggagatgaggaggaggctgagggccaAACCCAGACCTGCCAATGCGGCCACCAGCAGCAGGGCCTGAGACCCGGGGGGCGGGCGAGGAGAAAGGCGGTGAAGAAGATCAGAGAAGGGAACCAGGCTTCTAGTTCTCCCTTACCCCTCAgtctccctcccctgccatcaACGAACTCCAGGGGATGGAAATTCAGGCCTTGTGTAGCCCTTCCTCGCCTGGGAAGATCCATCAACGAACTCCAGGGGATGGAAATGGCTCTCCCCCGGTGAGGAAGGGTTACACAAGGCCTGAATTTCCTCCCAATCGCCCTACTCTCGGACTCCGGGGACCTCCCCCGGGTACCCTCAGGAGTGGCTTTTCCCAGCCATCTTGAAGGTTTGGGGAATAAAGGGAAGGGGCCTATGGATCCcggcccctcccctgcctccatcagatggtggagtgggatggggagagccaaaccgagtggagagggagggactgggaaaGAGATCCTTGGTGTGAGTGTCTCTCTCAGGAGGGGTGTCACTGTGTGTTGTCTGTCACTGGGTTGGtgggctgggtgggtgggagtgAGGACTGTGGGGATGATTGTGCGATTGCCTCTCTCCCTGTTAGGATCAGGGTTCCTGCTGCAGCTGTGTGTCTATCACCTGGGAGTCCCggagtgtgtgagggagagagacagagacagacagacacacacactgtgATTGCATCctagagacagacagatagacacacacacactgtgattGCATCCTAGGTGTCTATGGGAAAGAGTGTGCATCTCAGGCTGAGACACCAGCAGGGTTTCTGGGCTGTTTGCCTTTAACCCTGCTGGCTCTGATTGTGAGTCTCTGTAAGCGTCAGGCAATTAGCGGAATTCAGCGAAAGTCCGCTGTGGGGATGCCTTGACCCAGATGAAGAGAGGCACAGCCCCAACGTGTGCACTTACCTCCGCCAGCCAGGTGTATAGGTTGCTCACACGTGACTATGTATGTGATTTCTGTGTGTCAGATGCCTCGTGTGTCAtgtaaggagagggagggagagaggagagagagtgtgtgtgtgtgacagtcccaattggtggaggtggggggagccggggaggggaggcaaggcgggcctgggagaggagaggcgGTTTGGGCACAGCTGTGCAGTTCTCTCTGACCTAAATATCTCAGAATTCACAACTCGCCCCCAGCCCTGTCAGCCCGCTCGGAGTACGGCCCCTTCTTCGAGAGGCTCCCACTGCAGCCttcgccccccaccccgtctcTGGTTCCCCCCTAGATCAGAGTCCAAGTCTTTCCACCTCGAGGTTTCCCTGTTCAGAACCCAGAAGCTCATCCTTTTCACCCTGACAAATCcgagctctcttccccctccacttaAGGCTCCCCCGCAGCTCAGTTCGAGAGGTAAGAACTACACGGTCGACGGCCCTCCAGCCTGACACCAATCAAGTTCCTAATTAGCCTTGAAGTCCGTGGCTTTTAATTAAATGGTGTCGAGGGAGCGGCTGCCTTTGGCCCCGGGAATATAGTGCTGATTGGGGGCCGGCTCAGCAcggggcctttgctctttcccagtTCCCCCAATCATTCTCCGGCTCTCAGCACCCCCTTACCCGTATCTCCAGCATGCGATCCCCACTGTCCCCCAAACCTCTGATTGTCCCAGGTTTTCCACTCCCGATCCGTGTCCTTTCCGCTCCTAGGACTCAGGCGAACTGCCCCCAGGCTTCTGACcctacctctccctccccttgccccaaGATAGCCTTTCCCCTCCTGAGGTTCccagctctcttcccttcccacggCAATCTCCTCTCCCTGAATTCACCAGATCCAAGATGTCCAGTCCTCTCCCCTCTcggaccccctctccctccagccccgatCCATCCCCCCAGAagccccctgctcccccaaaccccacccctcccccgaccccaggcATCCTGCACCCCAATTCCCGGCCCCCTTCACCTGCTGGTAGTCGCTCTCCTGCGGGGCAAATCCGCTGCTCACCAGCTGGAACTGGAAGTTGGTGTGGGGCacctggtggaggaggtggaccCAGCCGGACGGGCGGTAGCCGGGGGGCGACCCCATGACCccgcggtggggggcgggggcgaccccccaccccaaacctgtGCTGGCCCAAGAAGCCGAGGAGGAGGCTGCAGGCTCCGGAGCGCGGATGCAGGGGCTGACTGGGGATggaggagccggaggaggaggatggggaggatggggaggatggggagagggggcgggaggagattttggggagggggggaggtgcaggggacaggaggaggccTGAGGCGCCCCCTAGTGGCCCCGGGGAGGACCACGGACGGCGGCTAGAGCAGCCCGGCTCACCACCGCCAGCCGGacgggtgagaataataataataataataataataataataatggcttttattgagcgcttactatgtgcaaagctctgttctagccgctggggaagttaccaggtgatcaagttgtcccacggggggggggctcaaggTTTTCAtaaatcgcttagcacagtgctctgcacacagtaagcgctcaataaacacgattagaatgaatgaatccccattttacagatgggggaactgaggcccagagaataataataataataataacggcattgattaagcgcttactatgtgcaaagcaccgttctatccgctggggaggttaccaggtgatcaggttgtcccacggggggctcacggtcttcatccccgttttacagatgagggaactgaggcctagagaataataataataatggcatttattaagcgcttactatgtgcaaagcaccgttctatccgctggggaggttaccaggtgatcaggttgtcccacggggggctcacggtcttcattcccattttacagatgagggaactgaggcccagagaataataataataatggcatttattaagcacttactatgtgcaaagccctgttttaaccgctggggaggttaccaggtgatcaggttgtcccacggtgggctcacggtcttcatccccatttgacaggtgagggaactgaggcccagtgaagtgacttgcccaaagtcacccagctgacaagtggcagagcggaatttgaacccatgaccaagcggGCCGAAAGGGACCCCTGGGTTCCGAGAGGCTAATTGGGTCGGGCAGGGTGAAGAAAAGAAGGCAACAGAAAGGGGGTTCCTGCTGTGGGTGTTCTGCTTTTCTattccttaattctatttgttctgatgactgtgagcccactgttgggtagggactgtctctataagttgccaacttgtacttcccaagcgcttagtacagtggtctgcacacagtaagcgctcaataaatatgattgaatgaatgaatgaatgatgactggacacccatctccatgttttgttttgttgtctgtctcccccttctagactgtaagcccattgtggagtagggaccatctctaaatgtagccgacttggacttcccaagcgcttagtacagtgctctgcacacagtaagcgctcaataaatacgattagaacgaatgaatgaatactccttgGGACCCTCAGGTGCCCCCAACTGGGGCCTGGTGCCactgggccaggggtcaaagggcagatgcaaggggattgagggggcAACCCATTGggttgatgttcattcattcattcattcattcaatcatatttattgagcgcttactgtgtgcagagccctgtactaagtgcttgggaagtacaagttggcaacatatagagacagtccctacagtgggctcacagtctagaagggggagacagagagcaaaacaaaacatattaacaaaattaaatagagtaaatatgtacaaataaaatagagtaataaatacgtacaaacatatacaagtgctgtggggaagggagggaggtaaggtggcggggatggaggggggaagagggggagaagaaggagggggctcagtctaggaaggcctcctggaggaggtgagctctcagtcccccatccacccccccagactgtaagcccgttgtgggcagggattgtctttattgccgcattgtactgcacactgtgtgcacacagtgtgtgcaaatctgcactaagcgcttggaagatgttggcagatgttgccaacttgtacttcccaagcgctaagtccagtgctgtgcacacagtaagcgctcaataaatacggttcattgaatgaatgcattgggcCGAGCTGGGGGCGGGGTAGATAAAGGTGGGGGGAGTCTCTGAGGGttcagggggagacggagagaatCGGGGGAGCCCCCGAGCCCAACGGGGGTTACAGAGGGGGTGCATCAGGGTCTCAGGGGGTGATAGTTGGGCCCTaaggaaggagaggagctggGAATTCAGGGAGAGAAGAGCCAATCCTGGACGCCTGAGACCCCAAAGGGTTCACCCCCGGtgtccggggtggggggagagctaaGTAAGGTGGGGAGGGTCCCGGAGAGTGGGGCGGCAGGGGACGggatgagcagtgtggcttagtggcacgagcttcagagtcagaggtcatgggttctaatcccggctccaccatttattggctgtgactttgggcaagtcacttcacttctctgtgcctcagttccctcatctgtcaaatggggatgaagaccgtgagccccacgtgggactacctgattgccttgtctctaccccagcgcttagaacagtgcttggcacatagtaagcgcttaacaaataccatcattattgttattattattctctgggcctcagttccctcatctgttaaatggggatgaagaccgtgagccccacgtgggactacctgattgccttgtctctaccccagcgcttagaacagtgcttggcacatagtaagcgcttaacaaataccatcattattattattattattctctgggcctcagttccctcatctgtcaaatggggatgaagaccgtgagccccacgtgggactacctgattgccttgtctctactccagtgcttagaacagtgcttggcacatagtaagcgcttaacaaataccattattattagtatcctctgggcctcagttccctcatctgtcaaatggggatgaagaccgtgagccccacgtggggcaacctgacgaccttgcctctaccccagtgtttagaacagtgcttggcacatagtaagtgcttaacaaaagaagtagcatggctcagtggaaagagcacagactttggagtcagaggtcatgggttcaaatcccccccctccccccgccaattgtcagctgtgtgactttgggcaagttacttctctgggcctcagttttctcacctggaaaatggagatgaagactgtgagccccccgtgggacaacctgatcaccttgtaacctccacggcacttagaacagtgctttgtacatagtaagcacttaataaatgccatcattgttattagtagtagtaaacacttaaataccattattattatttttctctgggcctcagttccctcatctgtcaaatggggatgaaggccatgagccccacatggggcaacctgatgaccttgtctcttccccagctcttagaacggtgctttgtacattgcaagttcttaataaatgccatcattatttttagtagtggtaaacgcttaacaaataccattgttattctctgcgcctcagttccctcatttgtcaaatggggatgaagactgtgagcccccagtgggacaacctgatcaccttgtcactgccctagcacttgggacagtgcttagcacatagtaagtgcttaataaatgccatcattattattattagtagtagtaaacgcttaacaaataccattattattattattctctgggcctcaattccctcatctgtcaaatggggatgaagaccatggggcaaactgatgaccttgtctctactccagagcttagaacggtgctttgcacattgtaagtgcctagtaaatgccatcattattagtagtagtagtaaacgcttaataccattattattattctctgggcctcagttccctcatctgtcaaatggggatgaaggccgtgagccccctgtggga
This window encodes:
- the TTYH1 gene encoding protein tweety homolog 1 isoform X2 — encoded protein: MGSPPGYRPSGWVHLLHQVPHTNFQFQLVSSGFAPQESDYQQALLLVAALAGLGLALSLLLISLYLIRFCCCHPEESPEDKGPRGGCITWSCVTALLVGCAGIGIGFYGNSETSDGVSQLSYSLLHANHTLSSIDRLVEDTVERLGAAVRNELTTLEEVLAPRTELVAGARGTRRQVEGVAQQLDEVAFWRGVPLSPLRVAEYVSFMEEYRWLAYILLLLLDLLVCLFTLLGLAKQSKWLVIVMTVMSLLVLVLSWGSMGLEAAAAVGLSDFCFSPDPFVLNLTQAETGLSTEILHYYFFCNQVVPNPFQQKLTLSQRALANIHSQLQGLEREAVPQFPASLKPLWTLQETLNVTEGNFHQLVALLHCRGLHKDYGVALRGLCEDALEGLLFLLLFSLLCALALGTAICSLPRAWARFPSSDDYEDPEDDDPFNPQESKRFVQWQSSI
- the TTYH1 gene encoding protein tweety homolog 1 isoform X3; this encodes MGSPPGYRPSGWVHLLHQVPHTNFQFQLVSSGFAPQESDYQQALLLVAALAGLGLALSLLLISLYLIRFCCCHPEESPEDKGPRGGCITWSCVTALLVGCAGIGIGFYGNSETSDGVSQLSYSLLHANHTLSSIDRLVEDTVERLGAAVRNELTTLEEVLAPRTELVAGARGTRRQVEGVAQQLDEVAFWRGVPLSPLRVAEYVSFMEEYRWLAYILLLLLDLLVCLFTLLGLAKQSKWLVIVMTVMSLLVLVLSWGSMGLEAAAAVGLSDFCFSPDPFVLNLTQAETGLSTEILHYYFFCNQVVPNPFQQKLTLSQRALANIHSQLQGLEREAVPQFPASLKPLWTLQETLNVTEGNFHQLVALLHCRGLHKDYGVALRGLCEDALEGLLFLLLFSLLCALALGTAICSLPRAWARFPSSDDYEDPEDDDPFNPQFYPSLQAA
- the TTYH1 gene encoding protein tweety homolog 1 isoform X1 — its product is MGSPPGYRPSGWVHLLHQVPHTNFQFQLVSSGFAPQESDYQQALLLVAALAGLGLALSLLLISLYLIRFCCCHPEESPEDKGPRGGCITWSCVTALLVGCAGIGIGFYGNSETSDGVSQLSYSLLHANHTLSSIDRLVEDTVERLGAAVRNELTTLEEVLAPRTELVAGARGTRRQVEGVAQQLDEVAFWRGVPLSPLRVAEYVSFMEEYRWLAYILLLLLDLLVCLFTLLGLAKQSKWLVIVMTVMSLLVLVLSWGSMGLEAAAAVGLSDFCFSPDPFVLNLTQAETGLSTEILHYYFFCNQVVPNPFQQKLTLSQRALANIHSQLQGLEREAVPQFPASLKPLWTLQETLNVTEGNFHQLVALLHCRGLHKDYGVALRGLCEDALEGLLFLLLFSLLCALALGTAICSLPRAWARFPSSDDYEDPEDDDPFNPQVKPPSLPLRLPTHPCRNRSVLSSGSHPFETLPHGNLMSSLPCLLFYPSLQAA